In the genome of Thermosphaera aggregans DSM 11486, one region contains:
- a CDS encoding NAD+ synthase, giving the protein MITVKDVVEIDYEKALAVIKDFVKNYLETTGARNIIVGLSGGIDSSTLFTVLAESVDKDKIVALILPDTRVTPKEDVDDAVSLAEKYGVRYYVIEIDRIIDSFSIIPGFDINGKLDIGNLRARVRMAIMYYYANRYNGIVAGTSDRSELLIGYFTKYGDGGADILPLGCLFKTQVRMLGRHLGLPKRIIEKPSSPRLWRGHLAEEEIGLSYEEIDVILYGLFDKKLPPDKVAAATGIPLTAVEKVLKMHNSSRHKRRFPPIPSLPWNDNPVRELGHP; this is encoded by the coding sequence ATGATCACTGTAAAGGATGTGGTTGAAATAGACTATGAAAAAGCTCTAGCAGTGATTAAGGATTTTGTGAAGAATTATCTCGAAACCACGGGAGCAAGAAATATTATTGTTGGCTTGAGCGGGGGTATCGATTCCTCGACCCTTTTCACCGTGTTAGCCGAGTCTGTGGATAAAGATAAAATTGTTGCTTTGATACTCCCAGATACAAGGGTTACTCCCAAAGAAGACGTGGATGACGCTGTTTCACTGGCTGAAAAATATGGTGTACGCTACTACGTCATTGAGATAGATAGAATAATTGATTCTTTCTCAATAATACCAGGTTTCGACATTAACGGTAAGCTTGATATTGGTAATCTACGTGCGAGAGTAAGGATGGCTATAATGTACTATTACGCTAATCGTTATAATGGAATTGTCGCGGGCACAAGCGATAGGTCGGAGCTCTTGATCGGATATTTCACAAAGTACGGGGACGGAGGAGCTGACATCCTTCCCCTGGGATGCCTGTTTAAGACCCAGGTAAGAATGCTTGGTAGGCACCTAGGTTTGCCGAAAAGAATAATTGAAAAACCAAGTTCACCTAGGTTATGGAGGGGTCACTTGGCCGAGGAGGAGATAGGTCTGAGTTATGAAGAGATAGACGTGATACTGTACGGATTATTTGATAAGAAGTTACCGCCAGACAAGGTTGCGGCAGCTACGGGCATCCCGTTGACAGCTGTCGAGAAAGTTTTAAAAATGCATAATTCGTCAAGGCATAAGAGAAGGTTTCCACCGATTCCTAGTCTTCCATGGAACGATAACCCTGTTAGGGAACTGGGCCACCCGTAG